AAATAAAAAAGTGGGAAGGCGTATTCAAAATTTTGTTGAATCCTGCAGATCATTTCTCAAATCATTTTTCCGGTCTGCTTATGGCTTTTTTCATTTTTTGACTACTTTTTCAAAGCATTCGAATATCGCGAATCAGTAACGCTTAAATATCGGAAACAGGATTAATTATTTATAGGGAAGGCAGGAAGATGAGGGATGTTGTTGGTAAAGCTCACTTCTTATTGTGTGGATTAACAGTATGTATGTTGTTATTTAGTATGATTATATTTGAAAATTATGGAAATTCTTCACAGAATTTGCAATCTGGTGAGTGGATTCCATCTAAAAATACTTCGTTTTCTGGTGGTCTTGGAGAAGCAGTAGTTGGTACAGGGGATTATATTTATGTCATGAGGAGTTATAGTAGTGGTTCTTCTGTTTTTTGGAGGTATCCCATAAACAATGATTGGGAAAAAGTTAAACAGTGGAGCGATTTAGTTGAAAGTGATTTACCGAGACCTAAGAGCGGAACAGCTCTCGCTTGGGATCACAACGACTATATTTACGTTATGTTTGGAAGCGCAGGAAGTGATATTAACAGGGAATACTTTTATCGCTACAACATTACAAATAATAGTTGGAAAAGATTAACAGACACTCCCCATACACAGGGAGCTGGAGATGCCATAACGTGGTGTGGGTATGATGGTTACGTTTATGCAATAATGGGCAGTAATTGGTCTAATCACGATGGGGCGATTTTTGCTAAGTATAATCCTAATACCAATATGTGGGGGAACATAGCCCTAAACCCCAATTGGGGAGATGTTACTGACGACGGAGTTTCTTTAGTATGGACAGGGGGAGAATACTTGTATGCTCTACATGGAGAATACGAAGAAACTATTCCAAACGGTGATTTTGCTAGATACCATATTCCCGCACAAACCTGGGAAGATTTAACCTCAATGCCTGAAGTTAACTATGGTGGAGTTGGGGATGGTGCCTCTTTACTTTGGATAGGGAATTGGTTGGATGAATATGAGAATTGCATTTTTGCTTTAGGCGGGGGCGGCTGTTATCCAGAGAATCCTGGCTATAATTTCTATTGCTATTATATTAACAACGATACATGGGAACCATTGGAAGATATCCCATATCCAGTAGGTTGTTGGGTTGGAAATAGATTGGGATTTGCAAATGGACATATCTATTACTGGCAAGGAGCACCATCTACATGGGAAGGGGAAGGAAATAGATTTTGTATGTATAAATTTTCAAACACCCCACCCATTGCAGACTTTACATACTCTCCATCATCTCCAACTACTCAAAATATAATTCATTTCACAGATTTATCAAGTGATGAAGATGGAAGCATTGTCTCGTGGTATTGGGAGTTTGGTGATGGGACAACATCAAGCTTGCAAAATCCACAGCATCAATACGAAGATGATAGAACATATTGCGTAAATCTCACAGTCTGGGATAATGATTTTGCAACTAATACAACATCAAAGCAGATAACTATACTTAAAAGCCAATACACTCTCACAACATCCGTTAATCCATCTGGAAGCGGGTATGTTACTTTGAATCCATCTGGTGGAACATATGATGAAGGAACTGTTGCGACTGTAAACGCTCATGCAAACAGTGGCTATGAATTTGATCATTGGTCTGGAGCTAAAACTGGAAGCATCAATCCTGTCCAAATCACAATGGATAGTGATAAAAGCATAACTGCTCATTTTGTTGCAAGTATTCCACCAGATCAACCTCCAACTGTCACAATAACCCATCCATCTAATAATGCAACCGTTTCTGGAACCGTAAGCATTGTAGGAACGGCAAGCGACGATATTTCTGTTGAAAAAGTGGAAATAAAAATAGACAGTGGAAACTGGATAACTACTACTGGAAATATATCATGGGGTTATTCATGGGATACCACCACTATTGCAAATGGAAATCATACCATATATGCAAGAAGTTATGATGGCGAGCTTTACTCAAATATTTCGTTTATAACGGTAAATATTTTTAACAACCATAAGCCAACAGTGGATATAATCTTTCCATCAGATGGGACAGAGGTAAAGAAAACATTTACTATTCACGGAATTGCAGATGATGTTGATGGAAATGAAACAATCCAAAAAGTAGAGATAAAAATTGGCGATGGAAACTGGACGGTCGTCAACGGAATAACAGCATGGAACCACACATGGAATACGACAAACGTTACAAATGGTGATTATGTTATACAGGTAAAGGCATATGATGGGTATGAATATTCAGGTATTGATTCAATAACGGTGAAAGTGAATAATAAAAAAGGTGATGGTACTCCTGGCTTTGAAATGATTGCTTTGATTGCTGCTTTGGCTGCTGTGCTGTTATTGAGGAAGAGGGAGCGCAGAAAATCCTAATCTTTACCTCTTGTACCCTATCTTTCTCAAGAATTCATTCCTTTCTTTTATGTCGTCTTCGCTTTCCACACCTTTTGGTATGTATCCGTCAATAACTCCTATTATTGCTCTTCCCTTTTCATTTTCTATGTTACTTTCAGCAATCAGAACTTTTACGGGATTTGCCGTTGCACAGTAGATACTGCAAACTTCTGGAACATTTTTGATGGCATTGAGCACATTAACAGGATAGCAATCTTCCATTAAAATTATGAATGAATGGCCCGCGCCTATGCTCGTCGCATTATTTATAGCCAATTTTTTCAACCCCTCGTCGTTTCCATCTGCCCTTACCAGGCATGGCCCTGAAGCTTCGCAGAAAGCAATACCAAATTTTGCATTCGGGACATTTATCATTGCTTCGTACAAATCCTCAACGCTTTTTATAAAATGAGTTTGCCCGAGAATAAAATTCATATCCTCCGGTTTTTCAATTTCCACTTCCTTTATTTCCATTTTATCACCATAAATGTATCTCTTTCAGGTTTTTAAAAGCGACGAAATCATGGTAGGTATTCTTCCATAATCTTTACAACCTCCCTGCTTGTTCCCGCATTTCTGTATCTCTCCAACGGTTCTCTATTCAATTCCAAAAAATGCGGCCCCCACTTAAATTTATTCATTAGCTCATTAGCTCCTTCAACGTCGTCCAATATGTAGAGGGCGGCAGCAAAAGCCTCGGCTGTTGATAGCTTGGCCGCCTTCCCATAATTTACGGGATTTGCCGCAAGCAGGAAAGGCAGTGCCCTGCTCATCATTTTTT
This region of Candidatus Thermoplasmatota archaeon genomic DNA includes:
- a CDS encoding adenosine-specific kinase, giving the protein MEIKEVEIEKPEDMNFILGQTHFIKSVEDLYEAMINVPNAKFGIAFCEASGPCLVRADGNDEGLKKLAINNATSIGAGHSFIILMEDCYPVNVLNAIKNVPEVCSIYCATANPVKVLIAESNIENEKGRAIIGVIDGYIPKGVESEDDIKERNEFLRKIGYKR
- a CDS encoding Ig-like domain-containing protein codes for the protein MIIFENYGNSSQNLQSGEWIPSKNTSFSGGLGEAVVGTGDYIYVMRSYSSGSSVFWRYPINNDWEKVKQWSDLVESDLPRPKSGTALAWDHNDYIYVMFGSAGSDINREYFYRYNITNNSWKRLTDTPHTQGAGDAITWCGYDGYVYAIMGSNWSNHDGAIFAKYNPNTNMWGNIALNPNWGDVTDDGVSLVWTGGEYLYALHGEYEETIPNGDFARYHIPAQTWEDLTSMPEVNYGGVGDGASLLWIGNWLDEYENCIFALGGGGCYPENPGYNFYCYYINNDTWEPLEDIPYPVGCWVGNRLGFANGHIYYWQGAPSTWEGEGNRFCMYKFSNTPPIADFTYSPSSPTTQNIIHFTDLSSDEDGSIVSWYWEFGDGTTSSLQNPQHQYEDDRTYCVNLTVWDNDFATNTTSKQITILKSQYTLTTSVNPSGSGYVTLNPSGGTYDEGTVATVNAHANSGYEFDHWSGAKTGSINPVQITMDSDKSITAHFVASIPPDQPPTVTITHPSNNATVSGTVSIVGTASDDISVEKVEIKIDSGNWITTTGNISWGYSWDTTTIANGNHTIYARSYDGELYSNISFITVNIFNNHKPTVDIIFPSDGTEVKKTFTIHGIADDVDGNETIQKVEIKIGDGNWTVVNGITAWNHTWNTTNVTNGDYVIQVKAYDGYEYSGIDSITVKVNNKKGDGTPGFEMIALIAALAAVLLLRKRERRKS